Proteins from a genomic interval of Gadus macrocephalus chromosome 2, ASM3116895v1:
- the kctd13 gene encoding BTB/POZ domain-containing adapter for CUL3-mediated RhoA degradation protein 1 yields MSAEASAARAPGLGDTAGPVSQPPGPIPEVSHGGRGLLGSKYVKLNVSGSLHYTTIQTLSKEDSLLRSICTGDIEAMIDPEGWVVLDRCGRHFGLVLNFLRDGSVPLPEESRELEEVLKEAQYYRVQGLVQHCQNAMQKQTDVYEGVCRIPMITSAKEEQKMIATCRKPVVKLQNNRGNNKYSYTSNSDDNLLKNIELFDKLGLRFNGRVLFVKDVLGDEICCWSFYGEGRKIAEVCCTSIVYATEKKQTKVEFPEARIFEETLNILIYEKGGRGSGASGLALLDQRGPGSSPGAGQSEEEGGGGGGADRRVRRIHVRRHIMHDERSGGQQTVYKD; encoded by the exons ATGTCTGCGGAGGCTTCCGCTGCGAGAGCGCCAGGCCTTGGGGATACGGCGGGCCCCGTGTCCCAGCCCCCGGGCCCCATCCCAGAGGTCAGccatggggggcgggggctaCTGGGTAGCAAGTATGTAAAGCTCAATGTCAGTGGCTCGCTGCACTACACAACCATCCAGACCCTGAGCAAGGAGGACAGCCTGCTGAGGAGCATCTGCACCGGGGACATCGAGGCCATGATAGACCCAGAGG GTTGGGTAGTGTTGGATAGGTGCGGTCGCCACTTTGGACTTGTTTTAAACTTCCTGCGTGACGGCTCAGTACCACTTCCGGAAGAGAGCAGAGAACTGGAAGAAGTTTTGAAGGAAGCTCAGTATTACAGGGTCCAGGGCCTAGTACAACATTGCCAGAATGCCATGCAG AAACAGACAGACGTCTATGAAGGTGTCTGTCGTATTCCCATGATCACCTCAGCCAAAGAGGAGCAGAAGATGATCGCTACCTGTAGGAAG CCTGTGGTGAAGTTACAAAACAACAGAGGAAACAACAAGTACTCCTACACCAG CAACTCGGACGACAACCTCCTGAAGAACATCGAGCTGTTCGACAAGCTGGGCCTGCGCTTCAACGGACGTGTGCTGTTCGTCAAGGATGTACTCGGGGACGAGATCTGCTGCTGGTCGTTTTACGGGGAAGGGCGCAAGATCGCCGAAGTGTGCTGCACCTCCATCGTCTATGCCACGGAGAAGAAGCAGACCAAG gtgGAGTTCCCAGAGGCCCGCATCTTTGAGGAGACCCTCAACATCCTCATCTACGAGAAAGGGGGGCGGGGATCCGGCGCCTCAGGGCTGGCCCTCCTTGACCAACGGGGTCCTGGCTCATCGCCTGGCgccggccaatcagaggaggaggggggtggtggaggcggggcaGACAGGCGTGTGCGACGCATCCATGTCAGGAGGCACATCATGCACGACGAGAGGAGTGGGGGTCAGCAGACGGTGTACAAGGACTAG